Proteins from a single region of Corynebacterium pseudogenitalium:
- a CDS encoding DEAD/DEAH box helicase family protein, translating into MSITPRPSNFGFVGQAWPQLIIECRNAEDAALTNPRASMFQSRFVLEQVIGHIAALNGLEKQSNIFDTLTNPDFSRLLSETIRSKMHILRKAGNTAVHSEAHITSDEALQALKHLYDVMVFATTHFSGKTIRGIAPFDVEILKQAPRQAALNQRQMMALAAKEKSAREQADLYKLQLDEAQQRELEKAAGYEEEIAKLREQIRKQQEKLTPPAPQLAVDEAQTRRDIITPMLEEAGFVRGRTLIEEYPVAGMKVDYVLLDTQGVPIAVVEAKKASRSINDGRQQAAIYADAIGNATGRVPLIFYTTGYEVRFWDRDADLPGGAGYETRTIESYPTVRAMEALIARRDKRQPLSAHSATITEIAGRPYQLEMIQSVAEAFGKGKRRALLVMATGTGKTRVSIATVSMLLEAGWIRNVLFLADRKALVTQAHAAFNEHLAEAVPVNLTTNPAGEGQVYVNTYQTMIGMIGEGQRFNSFDFDLIIVDEAHRSIYQRYRRIFDYLDALVVGLTATPRSNLSHDTYTFFGCEPDTPTGYYSLSRAIEEGNLVPYEVFSGSTTFMRRGISYGELTPEQQLEWENAEWGVDEHGDPLSAPQEVNAAEINAKLLNRDTIRKVLRQVIDKGLKVDGADRLGKTIIFARNQAHADLIADEYRAIFPTTATRAEVITHGVYNAEALIAEFKQPDSGLDIAISVDMLDTGIDVPEVVNLVFFKPVYSPTKFWQMVGRGTRLRPDLFGPAVDKTCFYIFDYCDNVRQFSGTTNTTEGSHQISLSQRSFTTRARLLLTATDEVRGDVAKHLSDAVRSVPHRSILVPTEARAYLERFSDATPWLTADADTHQQAVTALAPLPFAATGDKEQARRFDYLIYQLELGLFEERGDWDALAEKVATIAAALLQKTNIPTVANNAALLEAIAGPQWWDGVTYRDLEHARKTVRGLTVFLDKAQRAVVITDIEDELGELEQSTLQATGGTQRESSVVEEELRRALEGNTTSLALRKLRNAQQLSTHDLDELRQLLLNAHVDGAAELADTHQAKLGLFLREVVGMDAAAVEAHFEELLHSTDLNSVQRTFLNTVVSEVIRNGVVEAHELTQPPFDENGSIMDIFHENVGVVLQLRDSLEQLNNTAMPTAG; encoded by the coding sequence GTGAGCATCACTCCACGTCCGTCCAACTTTGGCTTCGTTGGGCAAGCATGGCCCCAGCTCATTATTGAGTGTCGCAATGCGGAGGATGCCGCGCTGACCAACCCGCGCGCGTCGATGTTCCAATCCCGGTTCGTGTTAGAGCAGGTCATTGGGCATATCGCGGCGCTGAATGGGCTGGAGAAACAGTCCAACATCTTCGATACACTGACCAACCCGGACTTCTCGCGCCTGCTGTCGGAGACGATCCGTTCCAAGATGCACATCCTGCGCAAGGCCGGCAACACCGCGGTGCACAGCGAAGCGCACATCACCAGCGATGAGGCGCTGCAGGCGCTGAAGCACCTGTATGACGTGATGGTGTTCGCAACTACGCACTTCTCGGGGAAGACGATTCGGGGGATTGCGCCGTTTGACGTCGAGATCTTGAAGCAGGCACCGCGGCAGGCGGCGTTGAACCAGCGGCAGATGATGGCGCTGGCGGCGAAGGAGAAGTCCGCGAGGGAGCAGGCTGACCTGTACAAACTGCAGCTGGATGAGGCGCAGCAGCGGGAGCTGGAAAAGGCTGCGGGGTATGAGGAGGAGATTGCGAAGCTGCGGGAGCAGATTCGCAAGCAGCAGGAGAAGCTGACGCCACCGGCGCCGCAGTTGGCGGTGGATGAGGCGCAGACGCGCCGTGACATCATCACGCCGATGCTGGAGGAGGCCGGGTTTGTGCGCGGCCGCACGCTCATCGAGGAGTACCCGGTGGCGGGCATGAAGGTGGACTATGTGCTGCTGGATACACAGGGTGTGCCGATCGCCGTTGTGGAGGCGAAGAAGGCCAGCCGCAGCATTAACGACGGCCGCCAGCAGGCCGCGATCTACGCCGACGCCATCGGCAACGCGACCGGCCGTGTACCGCTGATCTTCTACACCACCGGGTATGAAGTGCGCTTTTGGGACAGGGATGCCGACCTGCCGGGCGGTGCCGGCTACGAAACCCGCACTATTGAGTCCTACCCAACAGTGCGCGCGATGGAGGCGCTCATCGCCCGGCGCGACAAGCGCCAACCGCTCAGCGCGCACAGCGCCACCATCACCGAGATCGCCGGCAGGCCCTATCAGCTGGAGATGATCCAGTCCGTGGCGGAGGCGTTCGGCAAGGGTAAGCGCCGCGCGCTGTTGGTCATGGCGACGGGTACGGGCAAGACGCGCGTCTCCATCGCTACCGTGTCCATGCTGTTGGAGGCCGGCTGGATCCGCAACGTGCTCTTCCTCGCGGACCGCAAAGCGCTGGTCACGCAGGCGCACGCGGCCTTCAACGAGCACCTCGCAGAGGCGGTGCCCGTCAACCTGACCACCAACCCCGCCGGCGAGGGCCAGGTGTACGTGAACACGTACCAGACCATGATCGGCATGATCGGCGAGGGCCAACGCTTCAACTCCTTCGACTTCGACCTCATCATTGTCGACGAGGCCCACCGGTCCATCTACCAGCGTTATCGGCGCATCTTCGACTACCTGGACGCCCTCGTCGTCGGGCTGACCGCCACCCCGCGCAGCAACCTCTCCCACGACACCTACACCTTCTTCGGCTGCGAGCCCGACACCCCGACCGGCTACTACAGCCTGAGCCGCGCCATCGAGGAGGGCAACCTTGTGCCCTACGAGGTGTTCTCCGGCAGCACCACCTTCATGCGCCGCGGCATCTCCTACGGCGAACTCACCCCCGAGCAGCAGCTGGAGTGGGAAAACGCCGAATGGGGTGTCGACGAACACGGCGACCCACTTTCCGCACCCCAGGAAGTCAACGCCGCCGAGATCAACGCGAAGCTGCTCAACCGGGACACGATCCGGAAGGTGTTGCGCCAAGTCATCGACAAGGGGTTGAAGGTCGACGGAGCGGACCGGCTGGGCAAGACCATCATCTTCGCCCGCAACCAGGCCCACGCCGACCTCATCGCCGACGAATACCGGGCCATCTTCCCCACCACCGCCACCCGCGCCGAAGTGATCACCCACGGCGTGTACAACGCGGAAGCACTCATCGCCGAGTTCAAACAGCCCGACTCCGGCCTGGACATCGCCATCAGTGTGGACATGCTCGACACCGGCATCGACGTCCCCGAGGTCGTCAACCTGGTGTTTTTCAAACCCGTCTACTCCCCCACCAAATTCTGGCAGATGGTCGGCCGCGGCACCCGCCTGCGCCCTGACCTGTTCGGCCCCGCCGTGGACAAAACGTGCTTCTACATCTTCGACTACTGCGACAACGTGCGCCAATTCAGCGGCACCACCAACACCACGGAAGGCTCGCACCAGATCTCGCTGTCGCAGCGCAGCTTCACCACCCGCGCGCGCCTGCTTCTGACGGCCACGGATGAGGTGCGAGGGGACGTCGCAAAGCATCTTTCGGACGCCGTGCGCAGCGTGCCCCACCGCAGCATCCTCGTGCCCACCGAAGCACGCGCCTACCTCGAACGATTTAGCGACGCCACCCCCTGGCTCACCGCCGACGCCGACACCCACCAACAAGCCGTGACCGCGCTGGCGCCACTACCCTTCGCCGCGACCGGCGACAAAGAACAAGCCCGGCGCTTCGACTACCTCATCTACCAGCTCGAACTCGGACTATTCGAAGAACGCGGCGACTGGGACGCGCTCGCGGAGAAAGTCGCGACCATCGCCGCGGCGCTACTGCAGAAAACCAACATCCCCACCGTGGCCAACAACGCAGCGCTACTCGAGGCGATCGCCGGCCCACAATGGTGGGACGGCGTGACCTACAGGGACCTCGAACACGCCCGCAAAACGGTCCGCGGGCTCACCGTCTTCCTCGACAAAGCACAACGCGCCGTAGTGATCACCGACATCGAAGACGAACTCGGCGAACTCGAACAAAGCACCCTCCAAGCCACCGGCGGCACCCAGCGCGAAAGCTCCGTCGTCGAAGAAGAACTCCGCCGCGCACTCGAAGGCAACACCACCAGCCTGGCGCTGCGCAAACTCCGCAACGCGCAACAGCTCAGCACGCATGACCTCGACGAACTCCGTCAGCTGCTACTCAACGCCCACGTCGACGGCGCCGCCGAACTCGCCGACACCCACCAGGCCAAACTCGGCCTCTTCCTGCGCGAAGTCGTCGGGATGGACGCCGCCGCCGTCGAAGCGCACTTCGAGGAACTGCTGCACTCCACCGACCTCAACTCCGTGCAGCGCACGTTCCTCAACACCGTCGTCAGCGAGGTGATCCGCAACGGCGTCGTCGAAGCGCACGAGCTCACCCAACCGCCTTTCGACGAAAACGGCTCCATCATGGACATCTTCCACGAAAACGTCGGCGTAGTCCTGCAACTTCGCGACAGCCTCGAGCAGCTCAACAACACCGCCATGCCGACTGCGGGGTAG
- a CDS encoding IS3 family transposase, whose protein sequence is MRIIGVSRSRVFYQTKPRPRVADPIAYDKRRINRLSDTTVERILELLDANPHSGVDQVFYAALNNGIYLASLRSFYRVAKKHGRLLYQRHNTKAKQAQRKRNASPPHVRATAPGQVLCWDITFLPGQYVGQNFACHTVIDLYSRAIVGCVVAERENSHVAAAMFDDILTRFPHVKTVHSDNGSAMTSKRLGKLFAKHGVARSFNRPHTSNDNPHTESVFHTMKGRTYYPKTFATLGHAKNWLNEWVPVYNATPHSGINYYPPQAILDGTWDKLQHQREEGMRNALREGIITQLPNTAAGTGIPAEVSIIRTTTQTAPPPQPITI, encoded by the coding sequence ATGCGCATCATCGGAGTCTCACGCAGCCGCGTGTTCTATCAAACGAAGCCACGCCCACGTGTTGCCGATCCAATTGCCTACGACAAACGACGGATCAACCGACTGTCCGATACCACTGTCGAGCGCATCTTGGAATTGCTAGACGCCAATCCACATTCCGGGGTGGACCAGGTGTTTTACGCCGCGTTAAACAACGGGATTTACCTGGCAAGCCTGCGCAGTTTCTACCGAGTTGCCAAAAAACATGGACGATTGCTCTACCAACGACACAACACCAAAGCCAAGCAAGCTCAACGCAAACGAAACGCCTCCCCGCCACATGTACGCGCCACAGCACCAGGCCAGGTACTGTGCTGGGACATTACCTTCTTGCCTGGCCAATACGTCGGACAAAACTTCGCATGCCACACGGTCATTGACCTGTACTCCCGCGCAATCGTTGGCTGCGTCGTAGCAGAACGCGAAAACAGCCACGTAGCAGCAGCAATGTTTGACGACATCCTGACTCGTTTTCCCCACGTGAAAACCGTGCACTCTGATAACGGCAGTGCGATGACAAGCAAACGCCTCGGCAAACTCTTCGCCAAACACGGTGTGGCCCGCTCATTTAACCGGCCTCACACCAGCAACGACAATCCGCATACCGAGTCGGTATTCCACACGATGAAAGGCAGGACCTACTACCCGAAAACGTTTGCCACACTCGGCCACGCCAAAAACTGGCTCAACGAATGGGTGCCGGTCTATAACGCCACTCCCCACAGTGGAATCAACTACTACCCACCACAAGCAATCCTCGACGGCACCTGGGACAAACTGCAACACCAACGCGAGGAGGGGATGCGAAACGCGCTACGCGAAGGCATCATCACTCAACTTCCGAACACCGCAGCTGGCACAGGCATTCCGGCAGAAGTCAGCATCATCCGCACCACTACCCAAACCGCCCCGCCCCCACAACCCATCACGATCTAA
- a CDS encoding TetR/AcrR family transcriptional regulator, with translation MRADARQKREQLIRAAVENFRTRPNSEVTLGEIAEHAGVGIATLYRHFPTRADLRQACALEFIDVLDAKLGDTLAKFDSAPEEQWRAFIWACADSGIGMLVAAPADEPPHALEPTVRQRRDEFFAHAQELLDLAAAHGLVDPALTPSEIAAELIVVTRPMSANLRNLFPDVKTRLVNHLLLAWRVDAS, from the coding sequence ATGCGAGCCGATGCGAGACAGAAGCGCGAACAGCTGATCCGGGCGGCGGTGGAGAACTTCCGCACCCGCCCGAACTCGGAGGTCACGCTTGGCGAGATCGCGGAGCACGCTGGGGTGGGCATCGCCACGCTGTACAGGCACTTTCCGACGCGCGCCGACCTGCGCCAGGCGTGCGCCCTCGAGTTCATTGACGTGCTCGACGCGAAGCTGGGGGACACGCTGGCCAAGTTTGACAGCGCCCCGGAGGAGCAGTGGCGCGCTTTCATTTGGGCGTGCGCCGACTCGGGTATCGGCATGCTGGTGGCGGCCCCGGCGGACGAGCCGCCGCACGCCCTGGAGCCCACGGTGCGGCAGCGCCGCGACGAGTTCTTCGCGCACGCCCAAGAGCTGCTGGACCTCGCCGCCGCTCACGGCCTGGTGGACCCAGCGCTGACTCCCTCCGAGATCGCCGCCGAGCTCATCGTGGTGACCCGCCCCATGAGTGCGAATCTGCGCAACCTTTTCCCAGACGTGAAGACCCGCCTGGTCAACCACCTGTTGCTGGCGTGGCGGGTGGACGCCAGCTAG
- a CDS encoding peptidylprolyl isomerase, which produces MTQKTQTMTFHTNHGDIKVDLFGNHAPHTVDTITGLAKGTLDYSTKNASGTTEGPFYDGAIFHRIIPDFMIQGGDPTGTGTGGPGFQFADEFHPELQFDRPYLLAMANAGPGTNGSQFFITVAETPWLNNRHTIFGEVTDEASRKVVDELANVPTGRMDRPVEDVVINSVTVE; this is translated from the coding sequence ATGACTCAAAAGACGCAGACAATGACGTTCCATACCAACCACGGCGACATCAAAGTCGACCTGTTTGGCAACCACGCCCCACACACCGTTGACACCATCACCGGCCTGGCGAAGGGCACCCTCGACTACTCCACCAAGAACGCCTCCGGCACCACCGAAGGCCCCTTCTACGACGGCGCCATCTTCCACCGCATCATCCCCGACTTCATGATCCAGGGCGGCGACCCAACCGGCACCGGCACCGGCGGCCCAGGCTTCCAGTTCGCCGACGAGTTCCACCCAGAACTCCAGTTTGACCGCCCATACCTGCTGGCCATGGCCAACGCCGGCCCAGGCACCAACGGTTCCCAGTTCTTCATCACCGTCGCCGAAACCCCGTGGCTGAACAACCGCCACACCATCTTCGGCGAGGTCACCGATGAGGCTTCCCGCAAGGTCGTCGACGAGCTTGCCAACGTCCCGACCGGCCGCATGGACCGCCCCGTCGAGGACGTCGTGATCAACTCCGTCACCGTGGAGTAG
- a CDS encoding ATP-binding cassette domain-containing protein — protein sequence MDCILRAVDVVVRPGNNPVNLEVGEGFTLVTSPRESGASTLSMALAGRYEPHSGTIELFDEPTTARQRFPEIALAGISLIDSVERSVPTKEIIREQISWELPFFRRIPRDLLGHELVEPWLEPLQFDLDEDKLKLGIGDLSIVDRMRLRVLLALIARPDAPLIIVDDPDQLRNFELRKEFIDNLRDVAKLKPVLVNSVNKEDL from the coding sequence ATGGACTGCATCCTACGAGCCGTCGACGTCGTCGTGCGCCCAGGGAACAACCCGGTCAACCTCGAGGTTGGCGAAGGGTTCACGCTGGTCACCTCGCCGCGCGAGTCCGGCGCGTCCACACTGAGTATGGCGCTCGCCGGCCGCTACGAACCACACAGCGGCACCATCGAGCTTTTCGACGAGCCCACCACCGCCCGCCAACGCTTCCCCGAGATCGCCCTGGCGGGCATCTCGCTCATCGACTCCGTCGAGCGCTCCGTGCCCACCAAGGAAATCATCCGGGAGCAAATCTCCTGGGAGCTGCCGTTCTTCCGGCGCATCCCGCGTGACCTGCTCGGCCACGAACTTGTCGAACCCTGGCTGGAACCCCTCCAATTCGACCTGGACGAGGACAAACTCAAGCTCGGCATCGGCGACCTCAGCATCGTCGACCGGATGCGGCTGCGTGTACTGCTCGCGCTCATCGCGCGACCAGACGCGCCGCTCATCATCGTCGACGACCCAGACCAGCTGCGTAACTTTGAACTACGCAAAGAATTCATCGACAACCTGCGCGACGTCGCAAAACTCAAACCAGTGCTGGTCAACAGCGTGAACAAGGAGGACCTATGA
- the metE gene encoding 5-methyltetrahydropteroyltriglutamate--homocysteine S-methyltransferase, giving the protein MSTVAFPTTTIEGYPRIGAQRELKRALESYWSGQIDADTFRSTTRALRIDTYNHLRDLGLSEPYAIPADVALYDHVLETALTVGLVAGGTDLDEEFALARGTATRVPLEMTKWFDTNYHYLVPEVAAGQEITPVPDRIVRIVEEAREAGHQVRPYLVGPVTLLALSKPVEWSLLPVLVEAYAQVFAALRQAGVEWVQVAEPIVVADVDTPDTDIARYLGEAWSTLLGADARPNVYLTTPYGAADAALPVLGELKPEALHVDLSPWTLQATPDYVEQVRTHVAPETLLVAGLIDGRNVWAADLAERTEILTTLGATSVTTSTSLQHVPHTLKAERNLPVDVATWLAFADEKIAEALALSAGPQAAEVAFAASARVARTRAESPLRHDEAVAKRLGTLPAGQVQRQPLFAERQQAQREALNLPSLPTTTIGSFPQTPEIRQARAAHRNGTLSDAQYKEALQQEIKQVIELQEEIGIDVLVHGEAERNDMVQYFAELLDGFVVTENGWVQSYGSRCTRPPIVYGDVSRPAPMTVEWATYAQSLSNKPVKGMLTGPVTILAWSFKRDDVPLSVSADQIGAALADEVRDLEEAGISIIQIDEPALRELLPLRAKDRPSYLDWAVRSFRLVSLNATPTTQIHTHLCYSEFGQIIDAVAGLDADVTSIEAARSRMELLADIDDSFHSEIGPGVWDIHSPRVPSVEEIVELLQAALRHVPAEHLWVNPDCGLKTRKYEEVVPSLRNLVAARDAVLAQR; this is encoded by the coding sequence GTGAGCACCGTAGCATTCCCCACCACGACCATCGAGGGCTACCCGAGGATCGGCGCGCAACGCGAACTGAAGCGCGCCCTGGAGTCCTACTGGTCCGGGCAGATCGACGCGGACACGTTCCGCTCCACGACGCGCGCCCTGCGCATCGATACGTACAACCACCTGCGTGACCTCGGTCTCTCCGAGCCCTACGCCATCCCGGCGGACGTCGCCCTCTACGACCACGTCCTGGAGACCGCGCTGACCGTCGGCCTCGTCGCCGGCGGCACCGACCTTGACGAGGAGTTCGCGCTTGCTCGCGGCACCGCCACCCGCGTGCCGCTGGAGATGACCAAGTGGTTCGACACCAACTACCACTACCTCGTGCCCGAGGTCGCCGCTGGTCAGGAGATCACGCCGGTGCCGGACCGCATCGTGCGCATCGTGGAGGAGGCCCGCGAGGCCGGCCACCAGGTTCGCCCGTACCTCGTCGGCCCGGTCACGCTCCTCGCGCTGTCGAAGCCGGTGGAGTGGTCCCTGCTCCCGGTCCTCGTCGAGGCATACGCCCAGGTCTTCGCGGCGCTGCGCCAGGCCGGTGTGGAGTGGGTCCAGGTCGCCGAGCCGATCGTCGTCGCTGACGTTGACACCCCGGATACCGATATCGCGCGCTACCTGGGTGAGGCATGGTCGACGCTCCTCGGCGCCGACGCCCGCCCGAACGTCTACCTGACCACCCCATACGGCGCCGCCGACGCCGCCCTGCCCGTCCTCGGCGAACTGAAGCCCGAAGCCCTCCATGTGGACCTGTCCCCATGGACCCTGCAGGCCACCCCTGACTACGTCGAGCAGGTCCGCACCCACGTCGCGCCCGAGACACTCCTCGTCGCCGGACTTATCGACGGCCGCAACGTCTGGGCCGCCGACCTCGCCGAACGCACCGAAATCCTCACCACCCTCGGCGCCACATCGGTGACCACGTCCACCTCGCTGCAGCACGTGCCGCACACCCTCAAGGCCGAGCGCAACCTGCCCGTCGACGTCGCCACCTGGCTCGCCTTCGCCGACGAGAAGATCGCCGAAGCCCTCGCCCTGAGCGCCGGCCCGCAGGCCGCCGAGGTCGCGTTCGCCGCATCTGCACGGGTCGCGCGGACCCGCGCGGAGTCCCCGCTGCGCCACGACGAGGCCGTCGCCAAGCGTCTTGGCACTCTTCCTGCAGGTCAGGTGCAGCGCCAGCCCCTGTTCGCCGAGCGCCAGCAAGCCCAGCGCGAGGCGCTGAACCTCCCCAGCTTGCCGACGACCACCATCGGCTCCTTCCCACAAACCCCCGAGATCCGCCAAGCCCGCGCCGCACACCGCAACGGCACACTCAGCGACGCTCAATACAAGGAAGCGCTGCAGCAAGAAATCAAGCAGGTCATCGAACTGCAAGAAGAAATCGGCATCGACGTCCTCGTCCACGGCGAAGCCGAACGCAACGACATGGTCCAGTACTTCGCCGAACTCCTCGACGGCTTCGTCGTCACCGAAAACGGCTGGGTCCAGTCCTACGGCTCCCGCTGCACCCGCCCACCAATCGTTTACGGCGACGTCTCCCGACCAGCCCCAATGACCGTCGAATGGGCCACCTACGCCCAATCCCTCTCCAACAAGCCAGTCAAGGGCATGCTCACCGGCCCTGTCACCATCCTGGCCTGGTCCTTCAAACGCGACGACGTCCCCCTGTCCGTCTCCGCCGACCAAATCGGCGCCGCCCTCGCCGACGAAGTCCGCGACCTCGAGGAAGCCGGCATCAGCATCATCCAAATCGACGAGCCCGCCCTGCGCGAACTCCTCCCACTCCGAGCAAAGGATCGCCCGTCCTACCTCGACTGGGCCGTCCGCTCCTTCCGACTCGTCTCCTTGAACGCCACACCGACCACCCAGATCCACACCCACCTCTGCTACTCAGAGTTCGGCCAGATCATCGACGCAGTCGCCGGCCTCGACGCCGACGTCACCTCCATCGAAGCCGCCCGCTCTCGCATGGAACTGCTTGCCGACATCGACGACTCCTTCCACTCCGAAATCGGCCCCGGCGTCTGGGACATCCACTCACCACGCGTCCCTTCCGTCGAGGAAATCGTCGAACTGCTCCAAGCAGCACTGCGTCACGTCCCAGCCGAACACCTCTGGGTCAACCCCGACTGCGGCCTGAAGACGCGCAAGTATGAGGAAGTGGTGCCGTCGCTACGCAACCTGGTTGCCGCACGCGACGCGGTGCTCGCCCAGCGCTAA
- a CDS encoding DUF5129 domain-containing protein, with product MSTWSQVLSIGAAALLIGGGVGAGTYAAIDEPDPAHYAIATTAEAPRLQLTNPDGLLTPADQAQLEQNLQRIDHPEVVRTIHILAFNNAENTRENINDTIEEYFRAHYPDEILDKHGFRDGTLVLAVDMAHRHHAIYAADDVADVLDLHSESSRVSSVIDAMVPGLQSNNVPAALFAGASLAMDTAGLQQERYESAVDDRIGGGIGAGVGSGVLAGVVGGTGVALRNRRRRLIEQARADYSLVTKEYADLAGRLDGIDVRANSLTSAFADAELRRQWGDVRDRFLQLHDTVSGAGGISSIPISDDAAAYRARKQLADAAETLTHTSHAEDNINRLFNIEQGDTTTRRTDLARLSRDITKARTSINDATLRQELVSLEERVRQLDADPASPTFLDDYLHLLSDYRIILDAVKDKEFSDVKDRHKLTTPAIYDKDYWYPTYIPFVAMQSWHNTNVAAANSAASSSSSGVNTTFSSGFTAAGGSGSF from the coding sequence ATGAGCACATGGTCACAAGTTTTGAGCATTGGAGCGGCGGCCCTGCTGATCGGCGGCGGCGTCGGCGCGGGCACCTACGCAGCCATCGACGAGCCCGACCCGGCACACTACGCGATCGCCACCACCGCCGAGGCGCCACGCCTGCAACTGACCAACCCCGATGGCCTGCTCACCCCAGCTGACCAGGCGCAACTCGAGCAGAACCTCCAGCGCATCGACCACCCAGAAGTCGTGCGCACCATCCACATCCTCGCGTTCAACAACGCCGAAAACACGCGCGAGAACATCAACGACACCATCGAGGAATACTTCCGCGCCCACTACCCCGACGAAATCCTGGACAAACACGGCTTCCGCGACGGCACCCTCGTCCTCGCCGTCGACATGGCGCACCGCCACCACGCAATCTACGCCGCCGACGACGTCGCCGACGTCCTCGACCTCCACAGCGAATCATCGCGCGTCTCCTCAGTTATCGACGCCATGGTCCCCGGCCTACAAAGCAACAACGTCCCCGCCGCCCTCTTCGCCGGCGCGAGCCTCGCCATGGACACCGCCGGCCTGCAGCAGGAGCGTTACGAGTCCGCAGTCGACGACCGGATTGGGGGCGGCATCGGCGCCGGTGTGGGATCCGGCGTGTTGGCAGGCGTTGTTGGCGGCACAGGCGTCGCGCTGCGCAACCGGCGCCGCCGATTGATCGAGCAGGCGCGGGCGGACTACTCGCTCGTGACCAAGGAATACGCCGACCTCGCCGGGCGCCTCGACGGCATCGACGTCCGCGCCAACTCCCTGACCAGCGCGTTTGCCGATGCGGAGCTGCGTCGTCAATGGGGCGACGTCCGCGACCGTTTCCTCCAACTCCACGACACCGTCTCCGGCGCCGGTGGCATCAGCAGCATCCCCATCTCCGACGACGCCGCTGCCTACCGCGCCCGCAAACAACTCGCCGACGCCGCCGAAACCCTCACCCACACCAGCCACGCCGAAGACAACATCAACCGCCTCTTCAACATCGAACAAGGCGACACCACGACCCGCCGCACCGACCTCGCCCGCCTCAGCAGGGACATCACCAAAGCACGCACCTCAATTAACGACGCCACCCTCCGCCAAGAACTCGTCTCCTTGGAGGAGCGCGTCCGGCAGCTGGATGCGGACCCCGCCAGCCCCACCTTCCTCGACGACTACCTCCACCTCCTCTCCGACTACCGCATCATCCTCGACGCCGTCAAAGACAAAGAGTTCAGCGACGTCAAAGACCGCCACAAACTCACCACCCCAGCCATCTACGACAAGGACTACTGGTACCCCACCTACATCCCATTCGTTGCGATGCAGTCCTGGCACAACACCAACGTCGCCGCCGCGAACTCGGCTGCTTCTTCCTCCTCTTCGGGTGTGAACACGACGTTCAGCTCGGGGTTCACGGCCGCTGGCGGGTCGGGGAGTTTCTAG
- a CDS encoding methylenetetrahydrofolate reductase, producing the protein MRQATLETRISASAPLDGIEEELAPRPQRARTALSFEVIPPRHSADSAKLDALIQGLAAYQPDYVSVTSSHRSDWLEGTARLIERIAQTTSMRPIAHLACTAGTPDELRQWITQLIDAGVRGFLALRGDIPAGLDRLPDTHLQYATDLLNLIQDVADAQAYRLAAGKLALSVACYPRGHAESTSDDQDLDVLLAKQRLGADFAITQLFFDAQDYLSFAERARLAGVRIPLIPGIMPMTSVNRVRRMGELSGVAPPVDVIKQLEAARTPEEEHQIGMRLTVALARTILQAGAGGLHVYTHNDLAVTRELLKGLNL; encoded by the coding sequence GTGCGGCAGGCAACGTTGGAAACGCGGATCTCGGCGTCGGCACCGTTGGACGGCATCGAGGAGGAGCTCGCACCACGCCCGCAGCGGGCACGCACGGCGCTCAGCTTCGAGGTGATCCCACCGCGTCACAGCGCCGACTCCGCCAAGCTCGACGCCCTCATCCAAGGGCTCGCCGCCTACCAACCCGACTACGTGTCGGTCACCAGCTCGCACCGCAGCGACTGGTTGGAAGGCACCGCCCGCCTCATCGAGCGCATCGCGCAGACCACGAGCATGCGCCCTATCGCGCACCTCGCCTGCACCGCCGGCACGCCCGACGAGCTGCGGCAGTGGATCACCCAGCTTATCGACGCCGGCGTCCGCGGATTCCTCGCCCTTCGCGGCGACATCCCAGCCGGACTCGACCGCCTGCCCGACACACACCTGCAGTACGCGACGGACTTGCTCAACCTGATCCAGGACGTCGCTGACGCACAGGCCTACCGCCTCGCGGCGGGCAAGCTGGCGCTGTCGGTGGCCTGCTACCCGCGGGGACACGCGGAGAGCACCAGCGACGACCAGGACCTGGACGTGTTGCTGGCCAAGCAGCGCCTCGGCGCCGACTTCGCCATCACGCAGCTGTTCTTCGACGCGCAGGACTACCTCAGCTTCGCGGAGCGTGCCCGGCTCGCCGGGGTGCGCATCCCGCTGATCCCCGGCATCATGCCGATGACCAGCGTGAACCGGGTGCGCAGGATGGGTGAGTTGTCCGGTGTGGCACCCCCGGTGGACGTCATCAAGCAGCTTGAAGCGGCGCGGACACCGGAGGAAGAGCACCAGATTGGCATGCGACTCACCGTTGCATTAGCGCGCACGATTCTGCAGGCCGGCGCCGGTGGCCTGCATGTTTACACACATAACGACTTAGCAGTAACACGTGAACTATTGAAAGGACTCAACCTGTGA